In Roseicyclus marinus, the genomic window CTCGAGATCTTCACCATCGCACCCCCGCCCCCCGGCTGGGGCGGGCGCTATTGGCAGATCGTCCGGCTCACCACCGCTTGCGGCATCACGGGGCTGGGCGAAGTCTATGCCTCGGCGCTCGGCACGCAGGCCATGCGCGCCGTCATCGCCGATGTCTTCGAGCGCCACATGCAGGGCGAAAGCCCCGAGAACATCGAGCTGATGGCCCGCCGCGTCTGGTCCTCGGGCTTCACCCAGCGCGCCGATCCCACCGTCTTCGGCGCTTTCGCGGGGCTCGAGATGGCCTGTTGGGATATCCTGGGCAAGGCGCGGGAACGGCCGGTCTGGGCGCTTCTGGGCGGCAAGATGAACGACAGGTTGCGCGCCTATACCTATCTGTATCCCGAGGACGGCGCTGCGCCGGACGAGGTGGCGCGGTTCTGGGTCGATGCCGATGCCCAGGGCCAGGCCGCCGCCGCCCGCGTCGCCGAAGGCTGGACGGCGGTGAAATTCGATCCCGCGGGCCCCTACACGATCCGGGGCGGTCATTCGCCTGCCCGCGCCGACATCAGCCTGTCGGCGGCGTTCTGCAAATCGATCCGGGGCGCCGTGGGCGACCGCGCGGATCTTTTGTTCGGCACCCATGGCCAGTTCACGCCCGGCCATGCCATCCGGCTGGCCAAGGCAATCGAGCCCCATGACCCGCTCTGGTACGAGGAACCGATCCCGCCCGACGATCTGGCGGGGCTGGCCGAGGTTGCGCGGGCGACCTCCATCCCGGTCGCCACCGGCGAAAGGCTCTGCGGCAAATTGGAATTCGCCGCAGCGCTCCGGGCGGGCGTCAGGATCGTGCAACCTGCGCTCGGCCGCGCGGGCGGCATCTGGGAGGGGCGCAAGATCGCCATCCTCGCCGAGGCGCATGGGGCCCAGATCGCCCCCCATCTCTATGCGGGGCCGGTGGAATGGGCGGCCAATGTCCATCTCGGCATCGCCTGCCCGAATATCCTGATGGTCGAGGCGATCGAGACGGATTTCCACAAGGCGCTGGTCCGTGGCCGCCCCGTCGTCGAAGGCGGCTTCGTCGAGGCTCCCGTCGCGCCGGGCCTTGGCATCGAACTCGACGAGCTTTTGG contains:
- a CDS encoding mandelate racemase/muconate lactonizing enzyme family protein, translated to MKLQDLEIFTIAPPPPGWGGRYWQIVRLTTACGITGLGEVYASALGTQAMRAVIADVFERHMQGESPENIELMARRVWSSGFTQRADPTVFGAFAGLEMACWDILGKARERPVWALLGGKMNDRLRAYTYLYPEDGAAPDEVARFWVDADAQGQAAAARVAEGWTAVKFDPAGPYTIRGGHSPARADISLSAAFCKSIRGAVGDRADLLFGTHGQFTPGHAIRLAKAIEPHDPLWYEEPIPPDDLAGLAEVARATSIPVATGERLCGKLEFAAALRAGVRIVQPALGRAGGIWEGRKIAILAEAHGAQIAPHLYAGPVEWAANVHLGIACPNILMVEAIETDFHKALVRGRPVVEGGFVEAPVAPGLGIELDELLAASHAWTGTRLHLEMQEAPCDWQNGNAFGGGAVD